Below is a genomic region from Streptantibioticus cattleyicolor NRRL 8057 = DSM 46488.
CCCGTCCGCCCGCGGGACGCCGGGATGATCCCGGACGCCGTCTTCTACAACGACCCCGCGCAGGGCGGGCTCAACTGGAACGAACGCAACTCCAAGCCCCCGCTGGCCGCCTGGGCGGTGTGGACGGTGTACGAACGCGGCGCCGGCCGTGACTTCCTGCACCGGATGTACCCCAAGCTCACCGCGTACCACGCCTGGTGGTACCGGAACCGCGACCACGCCCGCGACGGCCTCGCGCAGTACGGCGCCACCGTCGACCCGGCCAACGACAGCACGGCGCAGCGCCGGCTCGCCGCGGCCTGGGAGAGCGGCATGGACAACGCCCCGCGTTTCGACCACAGCGCGGTGCTGGCCAACACCGACCGCGCGGGGCGCGTCGTGGGCTGGTCGCTGGACCAGGAGTCGGTGGACCTCAACAGCTACCTGTACGCGGAGAAGACCGTACTGGCCGAGATGGCAAGGGAGTTGGGGCGGCCCTCGGACGCGGTGCGGTACCGCCGGGAGGCGGAGTCGCTGCGCGACCGGGTCCGGGAACGCTGTTACGACCCGGGTACCGGTTTCTTCTACGACGCGGCGCTGCGGGACGGCCGGCCCCGTACCGCCCCGGGCAAGGGGATCGAGGGCGCGATCCCGTTGTGGGCCGGGGTGGCCACCGGACGGCAGGCCGCCGCGGTACGCAGCGCGCTGACCGATCCCGCGCGGTTCGGCACGTACCTTCCGTTGCCGACCGTGTCCCGGGACAGCCCGGCGTTCGACCCGACCGGCTACTGGCGCGGTCTGGTCTGGCTGGACCAGGCGTACTTCGCCATCGAGGGCCTGCGCCGCTACGGCTACCACCGGGACGCCGACGCGACGGCCGAGCGGTTGCTCTCCCGCGCCGCCGGGCTCCTCGGTGACGCCCCGATCCGGGAGAACTACCACCCGTTGACCGGTGGCGGGGAGAACTCCGCCAACTTCTCCTGGTCGGCCGCGGCCTTGCTGGAGCTGGTGCGTCGGGGCTGAGCCCGCGCGGCGGCCCGGTCGGTGCCGGGCCGCCGCGCGGGGACGGGGTGGCGCCTCAGACGGCGCCGGGGGTGCGGTCGGCGTCGGCCGGCCCGGTCGTCCAGGCGGCCACCGGGTTGCCGAGCCACCGGGTGTCGGCCGGCAGCCGTTCGCCCCGCATCACCAGCGAGGCCGGGCCCACCACCGTGCCGTCCGCCACCGTGGTGGCCGGCAGCGCGATGGAGTGCGGGCCGAGCGTGGCGCCCCGGCCGAGGTGGACGGCGTCCACCCGCATCAGGCGGTCGTGGAACAGGTGGGTCTGGAGCACGCAGCCCCGGTTGACGCTCGCCCCGTCGTCCAGCCGCACCAGGTCGGTCTCCGGCAGCCAGTGGCTGTCGCACCACACGCCGCGTCCGATCCGCGCGCCGAGGGTGCGCAGCCACGCGTTGAGCAGCGGGGTGCCGATGACGGCGGAGCCCAGCCACGGCATGGCGACCTCCTCGACGAAGGTGTCGTACAGCTCGTTGCGCCACACGAACGAGCTCCACAACGGGTGCTCGGCGGCCCGGAACCGGCCCACCAGCAGCCACTTGGCGGCCGTGGTGAGCAGGCAGGCCACCACTCCGGCGGCGAACAGGATCACCCCGGCGAGCAGCCCGGCCGCGGTCCAGCCGTCGGCGTCGACCACATCCTGCAACGCGGCGAACGAGACGTCGGCGAGCAGGACGGTGCACAACACCGGGACGACGCGGCACAGTTCGACCGCGGCGCGGGCGGCGACCAGCCGGCGGGGCGGGTCGTAGGTGCGGCTCGGGTCGCCGCCGTCGGCCTTGCGGGGCACCGGCAGGGTGGGGCGGCCCAGCCACGAGCCACCCGGCTCGGCGTGTGCGGGGGCGTCCGACAAGACACCGACCAGGGCGTTGTCGGGCAGGGCGCGGTCGGGGCCGACGATGCCGGAGTTGCCGACGAACGCCCGCTCGCCGATCGCGGAGCGGCCCAGCCGCAGCCAGCCGCCGCGCACCTCGAAGGGGGCCACCAGGGTGTCGTCGGCGAGGAAGGCACCGTCGTCCACCGTGGTCAGCCCCGGCAGCGCCAGCACGGTGGAGATCTCGGCGCGGCGTCCCACCCGCGCGCCGAGCGCCCGCATCCAGGTGGGCGTCAACAGGCTGGCGTAGAGCGGGAAGAGCGAGCCGCGCGCCTGGTCCATCAGCCGGGTGACCACCCAGGCGCACCACGCGGCGCGGCCGTCGGCCGGGTGGTGTCCGGGGGTCAGGCCGCGTCCCACGATCCGTACCGTCAGCGCCAGCAGACCGGCGTAGCACACCAGGGACAGCAGGGTCAGCGGCACCGCGGTCCACAACAGGACGGTGACGAGCCCACCGAGTGTGGTGGTCTCCCTGGCGAGCCACCACAGCACCGCGAGCGCGGGCACGGCGGCGAGCAGCGGCAGCGCGTTGAAGCCGAGCAGCGCGGCGCCGTACGCGGCGTGCCAGCGGCGCGAGTCGGCGGTACGCGGCTTCGGCCAGGTGTGGTCGGCGGTGTCCTGGTCGGGGCGGGCCGGGCTGCCGGTCCACCGCTCGCCGTCGGGCACCTCGCCGGTGACGGCGGCACCCGGCGCGATGTCGGCGCCGGCGCCGACCCGGGCGCCGGGCAGCAGCGTGGCGCGGGTGGCGACGCGGGCGCCGGGGCCGAGCCGGACCGGGCCGAGCCGCAACTGGTCGCCGTCGAGCCAGTGCCCGGACGCGTCGGCCTCGGGTTCCAGCACGCAGCCGTCGCCGAACTCCGCCATGCCGGTCACCGGCGGCATGGCGTGCAGCACCACGCCGCGTCCGACCCGGCATCCCAGCAGCTTGGCGTAGAGCCGTGCCCAGGGCGTGCCGAGCAGCGAGGGCACGCCGAAGGCGGCCACGACGCGTTCGGCGGTCCACACCCGCAGGTGGACCCGGCCGCCGCGCGGGTGGCTGCCCGGGCGGATCCCCCGGGTGAGCAGCCGGGCCGCGCCCGCGCCGATGAGCAGCCGGGCGGGCGCGCTGGACAGCGCCAGCCATCCCGCGCCGATCGCCCACCAGGACGCGTGGGGTGCCCAGCGCACCGGTCCGACCAGGTCGTCCATGGCCGCCACGGCCAGCAGCCAGCGGATCCCGGTCACGGTGAAGAGCACGAGGAGCACGAGGAACTGCACGACGCCGGTGCGGCG
It encodes:
- a CDS encoding Pls/PosA family non-ribosomal peptide synthetase, with protein sequence MAAHPEAPAVDDGTVVLSYRALLADVTAFAGKLRSHGIGPGDRVGIRVPSGTADLYVAVLGVLHAGAAYVPVDADDPDERAEMIWTDARVCAVVGAGLAVHLRPEVAVGGVERGPGPGDDAWVIFTSGTTGRPKGVAVGHRSAAAFVDAEAGLFCRERPLGPGDRVLAGLSVAFDASCEEMWLAWRHGGCLVPAPREVVRAGADLGPWLVERGVTVVSTVPTLAALWPVEALARVRLLIVGGEACPAELVERLGAGREMWNTYGPTETTVVALAARLVPGEPVRIGVPLAGWEVAVVDARGRAVAWGGTGELLIAGVGTARYLDAVKDAEKFGAHPVFPGRRVYRSGDLVRAERAGLVFAGRADEQVKLAGRRIELGEVDAALSALPGVRAAAAAVRQSPAGGQVLVGYLVAEDGPLDLAALRHRLLDALPQALVPVLTVVDRLPVRTSGKVDRAALPWPLPTQERPADAGEAPTGTAGWLAGRWQDVLGVPVDAGADFFALGGSSLAAARLVTVLRERFPEVSVADVYRHPTLTELAARLDEFADSGTARREVRPVPRRTGVVQFLVLLVLFTVTGIRWLLAVAAMDDLVGPVRWAPHASWWAIGAGWLALSSAPARLLIGAGAARLLTRGIRPGSHPRGGRVHLRVWTAERVVAAFGVPSLLGTPWARLYAKLLGCRVGRGVVLHAMPPVTGMAEFGDGCVLEPEADASGHWLDGDQLRLGPVRLGPGARVATRATLLPGARVGAGADIAPGAAVTGEVPDGERWTGSPARPDQDTADHTWPKPRTADSRRWHAAYGAALLGFNALPLLAAVPALAVLWWLARETTTLGGLVTVLLWTAVPLTLLSLVCYAGLLALTVRIVGRGLTPGHHPADGRAAWCAWVVTRLMDQARGSLFPLYASLLTPTWMRALGARVGRRAEISTVLALPGLTTVDDGAFLADDTLVAPFEVRGGWLRLGRSAIGERAFVGNSGIVGPDRALPDNALVGVLSDAPAHAEPGGSWLGRPTLPVPRKADGGDPSRTYDPPRRLVAARAAVELCRVVPVLCTVLLADVSFAALQDVVDADGWTAAGLLAGVILFAAGVVACLLTTAAKWLLVGRFRAAEHPLWSSFVWRNELYDTFVEEVAMPWLGSAVIGTPLLNAWLRTLGARIGRGVWCDSHWLPETDLVRLDDGASVNRGCVLQTHLFHDRLMRVDAVHLGRGATLGPHSIALPATTVADGTVVGPASLVMRGERLPADTRWLGNPVAAWTTGPADADRTPGAV